One Triticum dicoccoides isolate Atlit2015 ecotype Zavitan chromosome 4B, WEW_v2.0, whole genome shotgun sequence genomic window carries:
- the LOC119294985 gene encoding uncharacterized protein LOC119294985, whose protein sequence is MRHIGGLFFHLRPPRSSRRNSLFRSSPPVLPPPIPMQSPAPASSSSPSSPMPSFPESMVGKTLQLLLPYHDAIIRGIERSNDDKLTRVKIEALPGVASSAGELRPESTEGLKFVGALHMDDISGHECTLTVHDHQVHNCRSCTEVRVPAFHRFSETVVGRTVRFSGSDPYSIEVDVQDVERRDSVTTVYLRTGVISLPASTGDTVVLRSTDTSDRWQGDIGYWPNPSFTAKSEKKEKDGSKTDQSFYGQDFERDVLIYVRDEQVCICSKLSLWLPNTKILIKPAPNCPANINILHGKSSQRNRRSSKQKECEAEQKIKVAINGYGKIGRALARAALQSEGVALVAVNDLSGGDEISCMFRDIWEFGVKNCNSDIPKDVASYEEIDPDSVPWYMTGPQFIVETSSDCSQDADHYRNLLKQ, encoded by the exons ATGCGTCACATAGGAGGTCTCTTcttccacctccgtccgcctcgttcTTCCAGAAGAAATAGTTTGTTTCGTTCGTCTCCTCCGGTCCTCCCCCCTCCAATTCCAATGCAGTcccctgctccggcgagctcgagctcgccgtctTCCCCCATGCCTTCTTTCCCTGAGAGCATGGTGGGGAAGACTCTCCAGTTGCTCCTTCCGTACCACGACGCCATCATCAGGGGCATCGAGCGCAGCAACGACGACAAGCTCACCCGTGTCAAGATCGAGGCTCTGCCCGGGGTTGCGTCTTCTGCTGGAGAACTGCGACCGGAGAGCACGGAAGGGCTGAAGTTTGTAGGCGCTCTCCACATGGACGACATCTCAGGGCACGAGTGCACGCTTACAGTCCATGACCACCAAG TGCACAATTGTCGCTCTTGCACAGAAGTGAGAGTCCCAGCTTTCCACCGATTCTCAGAGACCGTGGTAGGGAGGACAGTCCGCTTCTCTGGGTCAGATCCCTACTCCATTGAGGTTGATGTCCAAGATGTAGAGAGACGGGATTCTGTTACCACAGTATATCTTCGGACGGGTGTCATCTCCCTTCCTGCCTCCACTGGTGACACGGTTGTACTGAGGTCCACAGATACCTCGGACAGATGGCAGGGAGACATCGGATATTGGCCAAACCCTAGCTTTACTGCTAAATCTGAGAAGAAAGAAAAAGATGGAAGTAAAACTGACCAAAGTTTCTATGGACAAGACTTTGAGAGGGATGTCTTGATTTATGTGCGAGATGAGCAAG TGTGCATATGCAGTAAACTGTCACTGTGGCTACCAAATACGAAGATATTGATTAAGCCAGCACCAAATTGTCCTGCTAACATTAATATCTTACAT GGCAAGTCTTCCCAGCGAAATCGCAGGTCATCTAAACAGAAAGAATGTGAAG CTGAGCAGAAAATTAAAGTTGCAATAAATG GTTATGGAAAGATTGGGAGGGCGCTCGCTAGAGCCGCTTTGCAGAGTGAAGGTGTTGCCCTTGTTGCTGTCAATGATCTATCTGGAGGAGACGAAATT AGTTGTATGTTTAGGGATATATGGGAATTTGGAGTGAAAAACTGTAACTCTGATATTCCTAAGGATGTCGCTTCGTACGAGGAAAT CGATCCTGATTCAGTCCCTTGGTACATGACCGGCCCCCAGTTTATTGTGGAGACTAGTTCCGATTGTAGCCAGGATGCTGACCATTACAGG AACCTCTTGAAACAATAG